A DNA window from Pseudorasbora parva isolate DD20220531a chromosome 19, ASM2467924v1, whole genome shotgun sequence contains the following coding sequences:
- the mtx1b gene encoding metaxin-1b, translating into MAAPLELFCWKGDHGLPSVDVDCLTVLAYAKFAGAPLKVHKITNPWRSPTGTLPALKTREEGSISQTSKIIIHLRKQKYNADYDLSAKEGADTLAFVSLLEEKLLPALVYTLWIDSKNYVDVTRGWYAENIPFPLNFLLPNRMHSQQLEKLRLVRGDPVLEPGEQLEKELYRDAFECMTLLSQRLGSQKFFFGDSPSSLDAYVFAHLAPLLKIKLPNGKLQQHLNSLNNLQQFCSNILVLYFPSDTREAQGRKIHVQPDSSDYDNEPHKRRNQILSILFAVGSMLGYAILTGIVTIRRERPQLKNSSHDEEDEDDED; encoded by the exons GCCTATGCCAAGTTTGCTGGTGCCCCTCTTAAAGTTCACAAAATTACCAACCCATGGAGAAGCCCTACAG GTACACTGCCTGCTCTGAAGACTAGGGAAGAAGGAAGCATTTCCCAAACCAGTAAGATCATCATTCATCTCCGGAAACAG AAGTACAATGCAGACTATGACCTATCAGCAAAGGAGGGCGCAGATACGCTTGCCTTTGTCTCCCTACTGGAGGAAAAACTGCTACCTGCACTG GTCTACACACTGTGGATAGATTCAAAAAACTATGTGGATGTTACACGGGGCTGGTATGCAGAAAACATCCCCTTCCCTCTCAACTTCCTGCTACCCAACCGCATGCACAGCCAGCAGCTGGAGAAGTTGAGACTCGTGAGGGGAGACCCAGTCCTGGAGCCCGGTGAACAGCTGGAGAAAGAG CTTTATCGTGATGCATTTGAATGCATGACCCTCCTATCGCAGAGACTGGGGTCACAGAAATTCTTCTTTGGAGACTC TCCCTCATCGCTGGATGCATATGTGTTTGCACACCTGGCTCCTCTGTTGAAGATCAAATTGCCTAATGGAAAGCTCCAGCAGCACCTCAACTCTCTGAACAACCTGCAGCAGTTCTGCTCCAACATCCTTGTACTCTACTTCCCCTCTGATACACGAG AGGCACAAGGTCGCAAGATTCATGTTCAGCCTGATAGCAGCGACTACGACAATGAGCCCCACAAGCGCCGTAACCAAATTCTTTCCATTTTGTTTGCGGTGGGATCCATGCTGGGTTACGCCATTCTCACTGGGATTGTTACGATTAGGCGTGAGCGGCCGCAGCTGAAGAACTCTAGCCAtgatgaggaggatgaagaTGACGAGGACTAA
- the thbs3b gene encoding thrombospondin-3b isoform X2, which yields MELRKIVPNLLVLYAAFGHFSESSEIKVINILELRDALQTAAAIENLSGALQTVEDLYITSTFMLPAKLGGVLFGLYDKEDNKKYLEIAAVGKINKLLVRYLRSDGKAHVVNLQNPVLAEGRTQSLILRMGGLRRSHINLELYVNCRLVDSAQGLPSFVGLPLEATSVDVRTGQKSYARIQGSVESVKLALGGSLATAGLLIDCPFQGDSAINNAGDHTKALIGQLIIFNQIMGELREDIREQTKEMSLIRNTILECQVCGFHEPQSRCHPNPCYNGVSCMESMTYPGYQCGPCPEGMTGNGTHCQDIDECSTQPCFSAELCVNTAKGFTCESCPIGFTGTTLRGVGFEFAKSHKQECFDIDECAEHSSACVPNSVCINTVGSFKCGQCKAGFVGNQTAGCFARRTCETLGYNTCDVNAHCAMGRNSDISCLCNVGWAGNGNVCGPDTDIDGYPDEPLPCIDNDKHCRADNCVNTPNSGQEDTDGDGIGDQCDEDADGDGIKNVEDNCRLVPNKDQQNSDTDSYGDACDNCPNVPNGDQLDTDGNGKGDICDNDIDGDGIPNMLDNCPKIPNPMQTDRDGDGVGDACDSCPEVNDPLQSDMDNDLVGDVCDTNKDMDGDGYQDTRDNCPEVPNSSQLDSDNDGIGDECDDDDDNDGIPDLLPPGPDNCRLVPNPSQKDADANGVGDMCETDFDNDKVNDLLDACPESAEVTMTDFRAFQTIILDPEGDTQIDPNWLVLNKGMEIVQTMNSDPGLAVGYTAFNGVDFEGTIHVNTATDDDYVGFIFGYQDSSSFYVVMWKQTEQTYWQNLPFKALAQPGLQLKAVKSRTGPGEYLRNALWHSGDTPGEVTLLWKDPRNVGWKDKTSYRWHLTHRPQVGYIRLRLYEGTALVADSGVVIDTTMRGGRLGVFCFSQENVIWSNLGYRCNDSIPDDFMLYQKQMNLRT from the exons ATGGAGTTGAGGAAAATTGTGCCAAACCTGCTGGTCCTGTACGCTGCTTTTGGCCACTTCTCCGAATCATCGGAAATTAAAG TGATAAATATTTTGGAGCTCCGTGATGCACTTCAGACAGCTGCAGCTATAGAGAATCTGTCTGGAGCTTTGCAGACAGTGGAAGATCTGTACATCACCTCCACCTTCATGCTGCCAGCCAAACTCGGCGGAGTTTTGTTCGGTCTCTATGATAAGGAGGACAACAAGAAGTACCTTGAGATTGCTGCTGTAGGCAAGATCAACAAAT TACTGGTGCGATACTTGCGCTCTGATGGCAAAGCTCATGTTGTCAATTTACAAAATCCTGTCCTCGCTGAGGGACGCACTCAGTCACTTATTCTCAGAATGGGTGGACTTAGACGGAGTCACATAAACCTAGAGCTTTATGTAAACTGCCGTTTAGTCGACTCTGCTCAGGGCCTCCCTTCCTTTGTCGGGCTTCCATTAGAGGCAACATCTGTGGATGTTCGCACCGGGCAGAAGTCTTATGCCAGGATACAG ggCTCAGTAGAGTCTGTCAAACTCGCTCTCGGTGGCTCTCTGGCTACAGCTGGTCTCCTCATTGACTGTCCATTTCAAGGTGATTCAGCTATAAACAATGCAG GGGATCACACCAAAGCTCTGATTGGACAGCTGATAATCTTTAACCAGATCATGGGAGAGCTGAGAGAAGATATCAGAGAACAG ACTAAAGAGATGTCTCTCATCAGAAACACCATCCTTGAATGTCAAGTGTGTG GATTCCATGAGCCTCAGTCACGTTGTCATCCTAACCCCTGCTATAACGGTGTAAGCTGCATGGAGAGTATGACGTACCCAGGATACCAATGTGGCCCCTGCCCAGAGGGCATGACAGGCAATGGAACACACTGCCAGGACATTGATGAG TGTTCTACTCAGCCCTGTTTCTCTGCAGAGTTGTGTGTGAACACAGCTAAAGGCTTCACCTGTGAGTCCTGTCCCATAGGATTTACCGGTACAACACTCAGGGGAGTTGGTTTTGAGTTTGCCAAGAGCCACAAGCAG gAGTGTTTTGATATTGATGAGTGTGCTGAGCACTCCAGTGCCTGTGTGCCCAACTCAGTCTGTATAAATACAGTG GGATCATTCAAGTGTGGCCAATGTAAAGCAGGATTTGTGGGTAATCAGACTGCAGGCTGTTTTGCAAGGAGGACGTGTGAAACTCTGGGCTATAACACCTGTGATGTAAATGCACACTGTGCGATGGGCCGCAATAGTGACATATCCTGCTTG TGTAACGTTGGCTGGGCAGGTAATGGGAATGTTTGTGGTCCAGACACAGACATTGATGGTTACCCTGATGAGCCACTTCCATGCATTGACAATGATAAACACTGCAGAGCG GATAACTGTGTGAATACCCCAAACTCTGGGCAAGAAGATACAGATGGAGATGGAATTGGTGATCAATGTGATGAGGATGCAGATGGAGATGGAATTAAAAATGTTGAG GACAACTGTCGCCTGGTGCCCAATAAGGACCAGCAGAACTCTGACACCGATTCTTATGGCGATGCTTGTGACAACTGCCCTAATGTTCCCAATGGAGATCAACTTGATACTGATGGCAATGGCAAAGGAGATATCTGCGACAATGATATTGATGGAGATG GCATCCCTAATATGTTGGATAACTGTCCTAAGATACCCAATCCTATGCAGACAGACCGAGATGGAGATGGTGTGGGTGACGCGTGTGACAGCTGTCCTGAGGTCAACGATCCTTTGCAG TCAGATATGGACAATGATTTGGTGGGAGATGTGTGTGATACAAACAAGGACAT GGATGGTGATGGATATCAGGACACGAGGGATAACTGTCCTGAAGTGCCCAACAGTTCTCAGCTGGACTCAGATAACGATGGCATTGGGGATgagtgtgatgatgatgatgataatgatggaaTTCCAGATCTCCTCCCTCCTGGCCCAGATAATTGCAGACTTGTTCCCAACCCCAGTCAAAAAGATGCTGATG CCAATGGAGTTGGTGACATGTGTGAGACAGACTTTGACAATGATAAGGTGAATGACTTGTTGGATGCTTGCCCTGAAAGCGCTGAGGTCACTATGACAGATTTCAGAGCGTTCCAGACAATCATTCTTGACCCTGAAGGAGATACTCAGATCGACCCCAATTGGCTGGTACTAAATAAG GGAATGGAGATTGTGCAGACCATGAATAGCGACCCTGGTTTGGCTGTGG GTTACACAGCATTTAATGGTGTTGATTTTGAGGGCACAATCCATGTGAACACGGCCACTGATGATGATTACGTGGGCTTCATCTTTGGCTATCAGGACTCTTCCAGCTTCTATGTGGTGATGTGGAAACAGACAGAACAAACCTATTGGCAGAATTTACCCTTTAAAGCCTTAGCTCAGCCTGGACTACAGCTTAAg GCAGTGAAGTCTCGTACAGGCCCTGGCGAGTATCTGCGTAATGCCCTGTGGCACTCAGGAGACACACCAGGGGAAGTTACTTTACTTTGGAAGGACCCAAGAAATGTGGGTTGGAAGGACAAAACATCCTATCGCTGGCACCTCACTCACCGCCCACAGGTGGGCTACATAAG ATTAAGACTGTATGAAGGTACAGCCCTGGTGGCTGATTCAGGAGTTGTGATAGACACCACTATGAGAGGAGGACGGTTGGGCGTCTTCTGCTTCTCCCAGGAGAACGTCATATGGTCTAATCTCGGCTATAGATGCAATG ATTCCATACCAGATGACTTTATGCTGTACCAAAAGCAGATGAATCTGAGGACATAA
- the thbs3b gene encoding thrombospondin-3b isoform X1 has product MELRKIVPNLLVLYAAFGHFSESSEIKVINILELRDALQTAAAIENLSGALQTVEDLYITSTFMLPAKLGGVLFGLYDKEDNKKYLEIAAVGKINKLLVRYLRSDGKAHVVNLQNPVLAEGRTQSLILRMGGLRRSHINLELYVNCRLVDSAQGLPSFVGLPLEATSVDVRTGQKSYARIQGSVESVKLALGGSLATAGLLIDCPFQGDSAINNAVTSDINAILGDHTKALIGQLIIFNQIMGELREDIREQTKEMSLIRNTILECQVCGFHEPQSRCHPNPCYNGVSCMESMTYPGYQCGPCPEGMTGNGTHCQDIDECSTQPCFSAELCVNTAKGFTCESCPIGFTGTTLRGVGFEFAKSHKQECFDIDECAEHSSACVPNSVCINTVGSFKCGQCKAGFVGNQTAGCFARRTCETLGYNTCDVNAHCAMGRNSDISCLCNVGWAGNGNVCGPDTDIDGYPDEPLPCIDNDKHCRADNCVNTPNSGQEDTDGDGIGDQCDEDADGDGIKNVEDNCRLVPNKDQQNSDTDSYGDACDNCPNVPNGDQLDTDGNGKGDICDNDIDGDGIPNMLDNCPKIPNPMQTDRDGDGVGDACDSCPEVNDPLQSDMDNDLVGDVCDTNKDMDGDGYQDTRDNCPEVPNSSQLDSDNDGIGDECDDDDDNDGIPDLLPPGPDNCRLVPNPSQKDADANGVGDMCETDFDNDKVNDLLDACPESAEVTMTDFRAFQTIILDPEGDTQIDPNWLVLNKGMEIVQTMNSDPGLAVGYTAFNGVDFEGTIHVNTATDDDYVGFIFGYQDSSSFYVVMWKQTEQTYWQNLPFKALAQPGLQLKAVKSRTGPGEYLRNALWHSGDTPGEVTLLWKDPRNVGWKDKTSYRWHLTHRPQVGYIRLRLYEGTALVADSGVVIDTTMRGGRLGVFCFSQENVIWSNLGYRCNDSIPDDFMLYQKQMNLRT; this is encoded by the exons ATGGAGTTGAGGAAAATTGTGCCAAACCTGCTGGTCCTGTACGCTGCTTTTGGCCACTTCTCCGAATCATCGGAAATTAAAG TGATAAATATTTTGGAGCTCCGTGATGCACTTCAGACAGCTGCAGCTATAGAGAATCTGTCTGGAGCTTTGCAGACAGTGGAAGATCTGTACATCACCTCCACCTTCATGCTGCCAGCCAAACTCGGCGGAGTTTTGTTCGGTCTCTATGATAAGGAGGACAACAAGAAGTACCTTGAGATTGCTGCTGTAGGCAAGATCAACAAAT TACTGGTGCGATACTTGCGCTCTGATGGCAAAGCTCATGTTGTCAATTTACAAAATCCTGTCCTCGCTGAGGGACGCACTCAGTCACTTATTCTCAGAATGGGTGGACTTAGACGGAGTCACATAAACCTAGAGCTTTATGTAAACTGCCGTTTAGTCGACTCTGCTCAGGGCCTCCCTTCCTTTGTCGGGCTTCCATTAGAGGCAACATCTGTGGATGTTCGCACCGGGCAGAAGTCTTATGCCAGGATACAG ggCTCAGTAGAGTCTGTCAAACTCGCTCTCGGTGGCTCTCTGGCTACAGCTGGTCTCCTCATTGACTGTCCATTTCAAGGTGATTCAGCTATAAACAATGCAG TCACCAGTGACATTAACGCCATCCTTG GGGATCACACCAAAGCTCTGATTGGACAGCTGATAATCTTTAACCAGATCATGGGAGAGCTGAGAGAAGATATCAGAGAACAG ACTAAAGAGATGTCTCTCATCAGAAACACCATCCTTGAATGTCAAGTGTGTG GATTCCATGAGCCTCAGTCACGTTGTCATCCTAACCCCTGCTATAACGGTGTAAGCTGCATGGAGAGTATGACGTACCCAGGATACCAATGTGGCCCCTGCCCAGAGGGCATGACAGGCAATGGAACACACTGCCAGGACATTGATGAG TGTTCTACTCAGCCCTGTTTCTCTGCAGAGTTGTGTGTGAACACAGCTAAAGGCTTCACCTGTGAGTCCTGTCCCATAGGATTTACCGGTACAACACTCAGGGGAGTTGGTTTTGAGTTTGCCAAGAGCCACAAGCAG gAGTGTTTTGATATTGATGAGTGTGCTGAGCACTCCAGTGCCTGTGTGCCCAACTCAGTCTGTATAAATACAGTG GGATCATTCAAGTGTGGCCAATGTAAAGCAGGATTTGTGGGTAATCAGACTGCAGGCTGTTTTGCAAGGAGGACGTGTGAAACTCTGGGCTATAACACCTGTGATGTAAATGCACACTGTGCGATGGGCCGCAATAGTGACATATCCTGCTTG TGTAACGTTGGCTGGGCAGGTAATGGGAATGTTTGTGGTCCAGACACAGACATTGATGGTTACCCTGATGAGCCACTTCCATGCATTGACAATGATAAACACTGCAGAGCG GATAACTGTGTGAATACCCCAAACTCTGGGCAAGAAGATACAGATGGAGATGGAATTGGTGATCAATGTGATGAGGATGCAGATGGAGATGGAATTAAAAATGTTGAG GACAACTGTCGCCTGGTGCCCAATAAGGACCAGCAGAACTCTGACACCGATTCTTATGGCGATGCTTGTGACAACTGCCCTAATGTTCCCAATGGAGATCAACTTGATACTGATGGCAATGGCAAAGGAGATATCTGCGACAATGATATTGATGGAGATG GCATCCCTAATATGTTGGATAACTGTCCTAAGATACCCAATCCTATGCAGACAGACCGAGATGGAGATGGTGTGGGTGACGCGTGTGACAGCTGTCCTGAGGTCAACGATCCTTTGCAG TCAGATATGGACAATGATTTGGTGGGAGATGTGTGTGATACAAACAAGGACAT GGATGGTGATGGATATCAGGACACGAGGGATAACTGTCCTGAAGTGCCCAACAGTTCTCAGCTGGACTCAGATAACGATGGCATTGGGGATgagtgtgatgatgatgatgataatgatggaaTTCCAGATCTCCTCCCTCCTGGCCCAGATAATTGCAGACTTGTTCCCAACCCCAGTCAAAAAGATGCTGATG CCAATGGAGTTGGTGACATGTGTGAGACAGACTTTGACAATGATAAGGTGAATGACTTGTTGGATGCTTGCCCTGAAAGCGCTGAGGTCACTATGACAGATTTCAGAGCGTTCCAGACAATCATTCTTGACCCTGAAGGAGATACTCAGATCGACCCCAATTGGCTGGTACTAAATAAG GGAATGGAGATTGTGCAGACCATGAATAGCGACCCTGGTTTGGCTGTGG GTTACACAGCATTTAATGGTGTTGATTTTGAGGGCACAATCCATGTGAACACGGCCACTGATGATGATTACGTGGGCTTCATCTTTGGCTATCAGGACTCTTCCAGCTTCTATGTGGTGATGTGGAAACAGACAGAACAAACCTATTGGCAGAATTTACCCTTTAAAGCCTTAGCTCAGCCTGGACTACAGCTTAAg GCAGTGAAGTCTCGTACAGGCCCTGGCGAGTATCTGCGTAATGCCCTGTGGCACTCAGGAGACACACCAGGGGAAGTTACTTTACTTTGGAAGGACCCAAGAAATGTGGGTTGGAAGGACAAAACATCCTATCGCTGGCACCTCACTCACCGCCCACAGGTGGGCTACATAAG ATTAAGACTGTATGAAGGTACAGCCCTGGTGGCTGATTCAGGAGTTGTGATAGACACCACTATGAGAGGAGGACGGTTGGGCGTCTTCTGCTTCTCCCAGGAGAACGTCATATGGTCTAATCTCGGCTATAGATGCAATG ATTCCATACCAGATGACTTTATGCTGTACCAAAAGCAGATGAATCTGAGGACATAA